AGCCTAATACTGGTAGAATCAATCAGGCGGACCGCATCCGCGGTTGCCCGCCGCAGCCCGCGATGCGCCTGCGGCAGCATCTGTGCGAACAGCTCGCTGAACACCTGCCAAGGTCGCTGCGAGTTGGCGTCCGACATCGTCGAGCGCTTCACCGGCGCCGCCCCCACGTGATAAAGCCGCGTCTCGTGGCTTGCCATCCCAGTCACGATCTCCCGCAGGCTCGTCGAGCCGCTCAATTGCCCATACAGCAGTGCAATAAAGTGGCGCTTCGTCGTCAACTTGCGCACCAATCGATCGGCCCCGTACTTCTCCACGACCTGTTCGAACTTAGACCAAGGGATTTGCTTCGTTAGACTGTGAAATACGCTATTCTGATGCCGCATGGCGTGGACTTCCTTCCGTGTCTCGAACGTGTGCGAAGCGCTCGAAACACAGAAGAATCCCCGTCATGCACCCTGTCCACAACAATCGAACCGGACACCCGTGGGCTCGACCGGGGCATCCAGTACGCCGCGACTGCTCGGTTCTAGCAGCGCGGCCTCTGGAATACTGGATCACCCGCTTTCGCGGGTGATGACAGTGTGCCGTGGCACCACCTCCTCGAATCGAACGACAAGAGCTCATCCGACCCACGACATTTTCTCATGCCGGGCGCGGTTGCATTTTTTGCGCCGCATCATATGATGACCATAATATTACACATCACACAGGGAGTTCCGTCATGGCCGAAGCCGCCGATCCCGTCGTCATCGTCTCCGCCGCCCGCACCCCGCTCGGCCGCTTCATGGGTGAATTGTCGCCCTTCGCCGCGCACAAGCTCGGCTCGCATGTGATCGGCGCCGCGCTGGAGCGCGCCAGGCTCGCTCCCGAGAAAGTAGACGAGGTCTTCATGGGATGCGTGCTGCCGGCCGGCCAGGGCCAGGCGCCGGCGCGGCAGGCCGCGCGTGGCGCCGGTCTGCCTGATGCGACCGGTGCCACCACCGTCAACAAGGTCTGCGGCTCCGGCATGAAGGCGACCATGCTGGCACACGACATCATTCGCGCCGGCTCGGCCGAGATCGTCGTCTCGGGCGGCATGGAGAGCATGAGCAATGCGCCGTATCTGCTCGCGAAGGCGCGCGCTGGCTATCGCGCCGGTCATGATCGCATCATCGACCACATGATGATGGACGGCCTCGAGGACGCCTATGAGACCGGCCGCTCGATGGGCGATTTCGGCGAGGCCACCGCCGAGGCTTATCAATTCACCCGCAAGGACCAGGACGCCTATGCGATGGAGACGCTGAGCCGCGCCCGCAAGGCGGTCGAGGGCGGCGCATTCAAGGCCGAGATCGCGCCTGTTACGCTGACCGAGAAAGCGGGCCCGCGCGTCATCGCCAATGACGAGCATCCGCTGAAGGTCGATCCCGCCAAGATTCCCGGCCTGAAGCCGGCCTTCCGCACCAATGGCACGATCACGCCGGCCGCCTCCTCCGCCAATGCCGACGGCGCCGCGGCACTGGTGCTGACCAAGCGCTCGCTCTCCGATCGCGATGGCCTGCCCGCGATCGCCGAGATCAAGGGCCATGCCACGCACAGCCAGGAGCCGCAATGGTTCACCACGGCGCCGATTCCGGCCATCCGCAAGCTGCTCGACAAGATCGGCTGGAGCGCAGGCGACGTCGATCTCTTCGAGATCAACGAAGCGTTCGCCGTGGTCGCGATGGCGGCACAGCGCGATCTCGGCATCCCGCGCGACAAGCTCAACGTCAATGGCGGCGCTTGCGCGCTCGGTCATCCCATCGGCGCCACCGGCGCACGGCTGATCGTGACGCTGCTGCATGCGCTCGAGGCCAACAACCTCAAGCGCGGCATTGCGGCGCTCTGCATCGGCGGCGGCGAGGCCACGGCGATCGCGGTCGAGCGCCTCGCCCGCTGACTCGCGACGTCCGAAATTGAGGGAAGTCTGGCATTTCAGACTTCCCGTTTTCGTGTCAGGCTGCAACAATGACGCGGGTCCTCCGAACCCGCCAACCTGGGTTAAATGGCAATGATTTCGAACTGGCTCTCGGCCGCGCTTGGCCGTCGCAACATCCATTACGGCTGGGTGATGGTCGGCGTGACCTTCTTCGCCGCGCTGATCAGCGCCGGCACGGTCGGCGCGCCCGGCGTGTTCATCGTGCCGCTTCAGAAAGAGTTCGGCTGGAGCACGGCAGAGATCTCCTCGGCGCTCTCGATCCGCTTCATCCTGTTCGGCCTGATGGCGCCGTTTGCGGCGGCGTTGCTGAACCGCTACGGCCTGCGCAATGTCACGCTGACCGCTCAGCTGATCGTGGTTTCGGCGCTCGTGCTCTCGCTCGGCATGACGCAGGTCTGGCAGCTCGTGGTGCTGTGGGGCGTGGTGATCGGCATCGGCACCGGCATGACCGCGCTGGTGCTGGGCGCGACCATCGCGACGCGCTGGTTCGCGGCGCGTCGCGGCCTCGTCATCGGCATCATGACCGCGAGTGTCGCCACCGGCCAACTCGTGTTCCTGCCGCTGCTGGCAAGCCTGACCGAGCGTTTCGGCTGGCGGCTGGCGCTCGGCTTCGTCTGCATCATGCTTGGCGTTTCCGCGATCGCGGTCATGCTCATCATGCGCGACCGCCCGAGCGACATGGGCCTGCGTCCCTTCGGCGACGAGGGCACCGAGCCCCTGCCCGCGCCGCCCGTGAACCACGGTTCGATCACGTCGGTGGCGCTCGGCACGCTGCGCGATGCCTCGAAGTCGAGCGCGTTCTGGATCCTATTTGCGACCTTCTTCGTCTGCGGCGCCTCGACCAACGGTCTCGTGCAGGTGCACCTGATCCCGATGTGCCTGGATTTCGGCATTCCGCAGGTGCAGGCGGCGAGTCTCTTGGCGGCGATGGGCATCTTCGACTTCTTCGGCACCATCATGTCCGGCTGGCTGTCGGACCGCTATGACAATCGCT
This genomic interval from Bradyrhizobium guangzhouense contains the following:
- a CDS encoding acetyl-CoA C-acyltransferase; translated protein: MAEAADPVVIVSAARTPLGRFMGELSPFAAHKLGSHVIGAALERARLAPEKVDEVFMGCVLPAGQGQAPARQAARGAGLPDATGATTVNKVCGSGMKATMLAHDIIRAGSAEIVVSGGMESMSNAPYLLAKARAGYRAGHDRIIDHMMMDGLEDAYETGRSMGDFGEATAEAYQFTRKDQDAYAMETLSRARKAVEGGAFKAEIAPVTLTEKAGPRVIANDEHPLKVDPAKIPGLKPAFRTNGTITPAASSANADGAAALVLTKRSLSDRDGLPAIAEIKGHATHSQEPQWFTTAPIPAIRKLLDKIGWSAGDVDLFEINEAFAVVAMAAQRDLGIPRDKLNVNGGACALGHPIGATGARLIVTLLHALEANNLKRGIAALCIGGGEATAIAVERLAR
- a CDS encoding MFS transporter; protein product: MISNWLSAALGRRNIHYGWVMVGVTFFAALISAGTVGAPGVFIVPLQKEFGWSTAEISSALSIRFILFGLMAPFAAALLNRYGLRNVTLTAQLIVVSALVLSLGMTQVWQLVVLWGVVIGIGTGMTALVLGATIATRWFAARRGLVIGIMTASVATGQLVFLPLLASLTERFGWRLALGFVCIMLGVSAIAVMLIMRDRPSDMGLRPFGDEGTEPLPAPPVNHGSITSVALGTLRDASKSSAFWILFATFFVCGASTNGLVQVHLIPMCLDFGIPQVQAASLLAAMGIFDFFGTIMSGWLSDRYDNRFLLFWYYGLRGLSLIFLPFSDFSFYGLSIFAMFYGLDWIATVPPTVRLTAQKFGPERANLVFGWIFAGHQLGAGTAAFGAGLSRTLLQSYLPAFFVAGALCVFASLIVLALSRQPKPQAKPAMA